The window gcatgactttcttttagaacctacccttgtagataggttattgcacgtttaaagattttggtatattgcattcgtAGATTAATGATTGCaaatcattctaggcctaccctggcaaataaagggttccttaggtcacgtttaatttcaaattgcatattttattgttttaataaaatagcatcatgcataaaccctagaaagggaacgcCACGTAGGGAATCCCGTTTTAGGAATAAAACCAACCCTTTTGtgtcccatgggtatttaacccttcaAGGGACTGCACGTTTAAATTATCACATAACTGGAGGAATGAGACTCGTAGGTAAGGTAATTGACAAACTACCTTCTTCATTATCAGATGGCTTGCCCTCGCCGCATCTACCAGTTGTTAATACCATCAACTGAGGTTCAACAATGGCCTACCTTCATGTTACCTAGTGAACTGAATCAAGTAGCCCAATTTTTAGGACCAATTGGAGACTTTAAGCAGATCAAATCCAACAATTATTTGGTAGAGGCTTTAGTTCATCTTTGGGACCCCGAGTGTACTGCTTTTAGAATAGGCAATAGGCAAATGACTATAACACTCGAAGAAGTAGCTGGCCTCTTTGGTTTACCCACACGAGGAACTGCCTTGGTATTTCCATTTGCTTCCGACAAGGccgaattttgtcaaattataggATTGAAAGAGTCCGTGCTACGAGGGTCAGATCAGGGCGTCGCCGTGAATATTCTGTTTGAACGATTTGCGCCACGCGATGGATTCGAGAGGCATGTGACGGATTTTGTGTTCACTTCCAAAGCCGTATGGGAGCGCAAAAGGCTACTAGTATATGGGGTAGTTATGGCTGGGACCTATCTCTTTCCGCGAAAAGATCAAAAGATAGCCTTCAAATCAGCAAAAATTGTGAATGACCTTTTCTTACGAATTCAGGGTAAGCAATGTTCTATAGTCCCGACCATTCTCGCAGATATTTTCTTAGCTTGTACTGGTTGTCGAAAGGGAGAAAAGTTTTTCCATGGGGCGAACTTGGTTTTATACATATGGGCTACGGAACATTTTAAGAGACAAGCATCAGTTGCTGATAGTTTGCCGATGGTTGGATATAATTGGGTAATCACACATCCCAAAAGAGTCAACGAGGGAGTTCTACCTAAGAACGCATCCGAATGCGTGGATTACTTGGAAACATTGCAAGATTTCAACATTAGGTGGGTATTAGATTGGACAGACTGTTTTGAGCCGATACTTCGCACTAAGGAATCTGAACGTGTTCTTTTGCTGGGTACTCAAGGAATCATCTCATATACCCCGAAAAGATTTCTCAGACAACTAGGTCGCATTCAGGGGCCGCCACCGATTTCCGAGTTTAGTGAAGTCACCATTTTCTTTGATCAGGGGGTATGCCCAAAAGAGATCCCTATGAAGAGCCAAATCACTGAATCTTGGAGAACAATATCCGACAATAGAAGCATTCGTTATCTTCCGGAGCTCAAACAGAAGGGGGTAATGACCGCACCATACGAGGATTGGTTGAAAGATTCCACCACGCAAGGGTTGCAACATGAGCCGTATGAGGAAATTGAGAAGCTGAGAGCCATCATTAAAGCCAAGGACATGGAGGTGGTACAGTTAAAGAAATCCATCGAAGTGCACAAAGGAAAGGCAGAAGAAAACAAGAGGTTATATGAGAAGGAGCGAGAAAGGCGCCAAGAGATGAAGCGGAAATGTGGGGAATTATATGATCAAGCCGACCGTGTCCAGATGCCATATGCTAGAGAAAGTAAAGACTCTGTGTTGGATAGACTTAGGAACTTTGGTGATCTTGTACGAAATCGCCTTCGCGATATGATGTAAACAGATGTATttggtttctgcaatgaaatgaATCTCTTTTCACAA is drawn from Coffea arabica cultivar ET-39 chromosome 1c, Coffea Arabica ET-39 HiFi, whole genome shotgun sequence and contains these coding sequences:
- the LOC140013512 gene encoding uncharacterized protein, which gives rise to MACPRRIYQLLIPSTEVQQWPTFMLPSELNQVAQFLGPIGDFKQIKSNNYLVEALVHLWDPECTAFRIGNRQMTITLEEVAGLFGLPTRGTALVFPFASDKAEFCQIIGLKESVLRGSDQGVAVNILFERFAPRDGFERHVTDFVFTSKAVWERKRLLVYGVVMAGTYLFPRKDQKIAFKSAKIVNDLFLRIQGKQCSIVPTILADIFLACTGCRKGEKFFHGANLVLYIWATEHFKRQASVADSLPMVGYNWVITHPKRVNEGVLPKNASECVDYLETLQDFNIRWVLDWTDCFEPILRTKESERVLLLGTQGIISYTPKRFLRQLGRIQGPPPISEFSEVTIFFDQGVCPKEIPMKSQITESWRTISDNRSIRYLPELKQKGVMTAPYEDWLKDSTTQGLQHEPYEEIEKLRAIIKAKDMEVVQLKKSIEVHKGKAEENKRLYEKERERRQEMKRKCGELYDQADRVQMPYARESKDSVLDRLRNFGDLVRNRLRDMM